CTTGAATATGCGATTATGAAAAATGCAAACCTAATAATTACACACCATCCATTTTTTTTCTATCCGACAAAAAAAGAGGAATTTATGTATTCGCCTTATAAAAAAAAGCTTGCTTTTTTGTTAAGAAAAAATTTAATTAGTCTAATTTCGCTTCACACTAATTTTGATGGCACTAACAATCAAACCGCATTTTCAATAATAAAAAAATGTGGTTTTAAAAGTTCAAAAATTGAACAAATTGATAAATTTAATCTTTTAATCGAGAATAGTTTGGATTTTACTGAAATTTTAAAAAAAATTTCATCAAATACAGGACTAAGAACTTTTCGTGCTAATTTTACTAGAAATTTTTCGCCAAAAAAAGTTGCAATTCTTCCTGGATCGGGCGGAATTCTCGCATGTCTTGCTGCAAAAAAATCAAAAGCAAATCTTATAATCACCTCAGATCTTAAATGGTCTGATCAACTTACTTTATATCATAAAAAAATTAAAGTTTTAGAAATTCCACATTTAATTGAACAAGTTTTTGTTTTTGAAGTTGCTAAAATTTTAAAAAACAAATTTAACCAAATTGAAACTTACAAATTTGAACTACCAGAAATTCT
The sequence above is a segment of the Mesomycoplasma flocculare ATCC 27399 genome. Coding sequences within it:
- a CDS encoding Nif3-like dinuclear metal center hexameric protein, producing the protein MQTKIIGDFLLEKFPLKNCENWDNCGWNFLFSTQFTSAVICLDLTKEVLEYAIMKNANLIITHHPFFFYPTKKEEFMYSPYKKKLAFLLRKNLISLISLHTNFDGTNNQTAFSIIKKCGFKSSKIEQIDKFNLLIENSLDFTEILKKISSNTGLRTFRANFTRNFSPKKVAILPGSGGILACLAAKKSKANLIITSDLKWSDQLTLYHKKIKVLEIPHLIEQVFVFEVAKILKNKFNQIETYKFELPEILKEIKIKW